A genomic window from Flavobacterium johnsoniae includes:
- a CDS encoding OsmC family protein, with translation MKHLFKANLNWNSKQKHELSKKFYSKTHQIKVEGKSILDVSAAKAFKGDPSLYNPEDLLLSSLVSCHMMSYLYVCSQNGIEVLEYLDNAEAILEVNPDGSGRFVEVKLFPKVKISNPDQIELALKLHQKANQLCFIANSCNFPVLHNASCEVF, from the coding sequence ATGAAACATTTATTCAAAGCAAATTTAAACTGGAATTCAAAGCAAAAACATGAATTATCTAAGAAATTCTACAGCAAAACCCATCAAATAAAAGTTGAAGGAAAATCCATTTTAGACGTTTCGGCAGCAAAAGCTTTCAAAGGTGATCCTTCTTTGTACAATCCCGAAGATTTATTGTTAAGCAGTTTGGTTTCTTGCCATATGATGTCATATTTATATGTCTGTTCGCAAAATGGAATTGAGGTTCTTGAATATTTAGATAACGCCGAAGCAATTTTAGAAGTAAATCCAGATGGAAGCGGTCGTTTTGTTGAAGTAAAATTATTTCCGAAAGTAAAAATTTCAAACCCAGATCAAATTGAATTGGCTTTAAAATTACATCAGAAAGCAAATCAATTGTGCTTTATAGCTAATTCGTGCAATTTTCCTGTTTTGCATAATGCGAGTTGTGAGGTGTTTTAA
- a CDS encoding acyltransferase family protein, with product MNNLNPLFALLMILIACLTAYFINLKYKIKYESSRYESVDGLRGFLAISVFISHASVWYQYIQEGKWISKSYLYSQLGSTSVAFFFMISSFLFISKLLNSREKEFSWKAFFISRFFRLAPMYYFSVAIIVLFAMGITHWELKAGLFEFFHEMFLWATFTVIRGSSINGFDFTYLINAGVAWSLPFEWLFYFSLPIISLLILKRKPSVFYVLIGVLFIWGFFYVNGINVQHLLSFVGGALGAVLLKYKPLKNVENPVFSILILICLVLIVQFEKSTNMPCKILITIIFIFISSGNTLFGILKTSTLKLLGEISYSTYLLHGIVLFVVFYFGFGLENAKKLSPSEYCQVVFLITPIVVLLSFVGYKCIEKPFMDISKKYFNKN from the coding sequence ATGAATAATTTAAATCCGCTATTTGCTCTTTTAATGATTCTTATAGCTTGTTTAACGGCTTACTTCATCAACTTAAAATATAAGATAAAATACGAATCTTCACGATATGAATCTGTCGATGGACTTAGAGGATTTTTAGCAATAAGTGTATTTATTTCGCATGCAAGTGTTTGGTATCAATATATTCAGGAAGGAAAATGGATTTCTAAATCTTATTTATATTCGCAATTAGGATCTACAAGTGTTGCATTTTTTTTCATGATTTCAAGTTTTTTATTCATTTCAAAACTTTTAAATTCAAGAGAAAAAGAATTCAGCTGGAAAGCATTTTTTATTTCTAGATTTTTTAGGCTAGCTCCCATGTATTATTTTTCAGTTGCTATAATTGTATTGTTTGCAATGGGTATTACACATTGGGAATTAAAAGCAGGATTATTCGAGTTTTTTCATGAAATGTTTTTATGGGCAACTTTTACGGTTATACGCGGCAGCAGTATTAATGGTTTTGATTTTACTTATTTGATAAATGCTGGAGTAGCTTGGTCACTTCCTTTTGAATGGTTGTTTTATTTTAGTCTCCCTATAATTTCACTTTTAATTTTAAAGAGAAAACCGTCTGTTTTCTATGTCCTAATTGGGGTTTTATTTATCTGGGGATTTTTTTATGTAAATGGAATAAATGTTCAGCATTTGCTTTCGTTTGTTGGAGGGGCTTTAGGGGCGGTTTTGTTAAAATATAAACCGCTAAAAAATGTAGAAAATCCTGTTTTTAGTATTTTAATTTTAATCTGTCTGGTTTTGATTGTTCAGTTTGAAAAATCTACAAACATGCCCTGCAAGATTTTAATCACAATCATATTTATATTCATATCGTCTGGAAACACCTTGTTTGGAATTTTAAAAACCTCCACATTAAAATTATTGGGAGAGATTTCATACAGCACTTATTTACTTCACGGGATTGTTCTTTTCGTAGTTTTTTATTTCGGTTTTGGATTAGAAAATGCTAAAAAATTATCTCCTTCAGAATATTGTCAGGTTGTTTTTTTAATAACACCAATTGTTGTATTGCTAAGTTTTGTAGGATATAAATGTATTGAAAAACCATTTATGGATATTTCAAAAAAGTATTTCAATAAAAATTAA
- a CDS encoding ribose-phosphate pyrophosphokinase produces MSHLEPEAKIFACSQSVYLAEKIAKDYGIPLGKVTMSTYSDGEFQPSYEESIRGLRVFIVCSTFPSADNLMELLLMIDAAKRASARHITAVMPYFGWARQDRKDKPRVPIGAKLVANLLTAAGATRIMTMDLHADQIQGFFEKPVDHLFASTIFLPYVESLNLENLTIASPDMGGSKRAYAYSKFLESDVVICYKQRKAANVIDTMELIGEVKGRNVILVDDMIDTGGTLAKAADLMIEKGALSVRAICTHAILSGGAYEKIENSKLTELIVTDSIPLKKESKKIKVVSCAPLFAEVMQMVHHNNSISGKFIM; encoded by the coding sequence ATGTCGCACCTAGAACCAGAAGCTAAAATTTTTGCTTGTTCACAAAGTGTTTATCTTGCAGAAAAAATTGCAAAAGACTACGGAATTCCGTTAGGAAAAGTAACGATGTCAACGTATAGCGATGGAGAATTTCAGCCATCTTACGAAGAATCGATTAGAGGTTTACGAGTTTTCATCGTATGTTCAACTTTTCCAAGTGCAGATAATCTGATGGAATTGTTGTTGATGATTGATGCGGCAAAACGTGCATCAGCAAGACACATTACAGCTGTTATGCCTTATTTTGGTTGGGCAAGACAAGATAGAAAAGACAAACCAAGAGTTCCGATTGGAGCTAAGTTAGTAGCAAATCTACTAACAGCTGCAGGAGCAACAAGAATCATGACAATGGATTTGCATGCAGATCAAATTCAAGGATTCTTCGAAAAACCAGTAGATCACTTATTTGCATCTACAATCTTTTTACCATACGTAGAAAGTTTAAATTTAGAAAATCTGACAATTGCATCTCCAGATATGGGAGGTTCAAAAAGAGCATATGCTTACTCTAAGTTTTTAGAATCAGATGTAGTAATCTGTTACAAACAAAGAAAAGCAGCCAACGTTATCGATACTATGGAGCTAATTGGTGAAGTAAAAGGTCGTAACGTAATCTTAGTAGACGACATGATCGATACGGGAGGAACTTTAGCGAAAGCTGCCGACCTAATGATCGAAAAAGGAGCGCTAAGTGTAAGAGCAATTTGTACGCACGCTATTTTATCTGGCGGAGCATACGAAAAAATTGAAAACTCAAAATTGACAGAATTAATCGTAACAGATTCAATTCCGTTAAAGAAAGAGTCAAAAAAGATAAAAGTGGTAAGCTGTGCGCCTCTATTTGCTGAGGTTATGCAGATGGTTCACCACAACAATTCCATCAGTGGAAAATTCATTATGTAA
- a CDS encoding 50S ribosomal protein L25/general stress protein Ctc, with amino-acid sequence MKSITIKGSERESVGKVSTKALRNAGAVPCVLYGGNQAVHFSADAAAFKNLVYTPNAHTVVIELGKGKSFNAILQDIQVHPVSDKILHIDFFQLFDDKEITMEVPVKIVGTSKGVLAGGVLRLNQRKLKVKALPANLPDFVEADITPLEMGNKLYVTKVGAPEYKIMHPDNTVVAQVRISRAAMKAAQEAAKAAKAPAKGKKK; translated from the coding sequence ATGAAATCGATTACAATTAAAGGATCAGAAAGAGAAAGCGTGGGCAAAGTGTCAACTAAAGCCTTACGTAATGCTGGAGCGGTTCCTTGCGTGTTATACGGAGGAAATCAAGCAGTGCACTTCTCAGCAGACGCTGCAGCGTTCAAAAACTTGGTTTACACTCCAAATGCACACACAGTTGTGATTGAGCTTGGAAAAGGAAAATCATTCAATGCAATTTTGCAAGATATCCAAGTTCACCCAGTATCAGACAAAATTTTACACATTGACTTCTTCCAATTATTTGATGATAAAGAAATCACTATGGAAGTTCCTGTGAAAATCGTTGGTACATCTAAAGGTGTTCTTGCGGGAGGTGTTTTACGTTTGAACCAACGTAAATTAAAAGTTAAAGCTTTACCAGCAAATCTTCCTGATTTCGTTGAAGCTGACATCACTCCACTTGAAATGGGTAACAAATTATACGTTACTAAAGTTGGTGCTCCAGAATACAAAATTATGCACCCAGACAACACAGTTGTTGCTCAAGTAAGAATTTCTCGTGCTGCTATGAAAGCTGCTCAAGAAGCTGCAAAAGCTGCAAAAGCTCCTGCAAAAGGAAAGAAAAAATAA
- the pth gene encoding aminoacyl-tRNA hydrolase, which translates to MIKWITKLFSSTQKEENIDNMKKYLIVGLGNIGAEYVNTRHNIGFKVLDFLARKENLSFETVKLGSLAEYKFKGRTFFLLKPNTYMNLSGKAVKYWMDKENIPLENILVITDDLNLSFGTIRIKPKGSDGGHNGLKNINLVLNTQNYTRYRFGISDQFKKGQQVDYVLGEWNAEEDAKLTERLETSAEIIKTFGTAGLENTMTTFNGK; encoded by the coding sequence ATGATAAAATGGATAACAAAACTGTTTTCATCAACACAAAAAGAAGAGAACATAGATAATATGAAGAAATATTTAATAGTCGGGTTGGGGAATATAGGAGCCGAATACGTAAACACAAGACATAACATCGGGTTTAAAGTATTGGATTTTTTAGCAAGAAAAGAAAATCTTTCTTTCGAAACCGTAAAACTAGGATCTCTGGCTGAATATAAGTTTAAAGGAAGAACCTTCTTTTTGCTTAAGCCAAATACTTATATGAATCTAAGTGGGAAAGCTGTAAAATATTGGATGGATAAAGAAAACATTCCATTAGAAAATATTTTGGTCATTACAGATGATTTAAACTTGTCATTTGGAACAATCAGAATCAAACCAAAAGGAAGCGATGGCGGTCATAACGGACTAAAAAACATCAATTTGGTTTTGAATACGCAAAATTATACGCGCTATAGATTTGGTATCAGCGATCAATTCAAAAAAGGGCAGCAAGTAGATTATGTTTTAGGCGAATGGAATGCAGAAGAAGATGCAAAACTAACAGAACGCCTAGAAACTTCTGCAGAAATAATTAAAACTTTTGGAACTGCCGGTTTAGAAAATACAATGACAACTTTTAACGGAAAATAA
- a CDS encoding superoxide dismutase, with protein MAFELPQLPYAYDALEPHIDARTMEIHHTKHHNAYTTNLNAAIAGTDLEGKTIENILINLDKSNAAVRNNGGGFYNHNLFWTVMSPNGGGLPTGDLLAAIEASFGSFEEFKAKFAKAGATQFGSGWAWLTVQKGGKLEVVGTPNQDNPLMPEVAGNGGTPILGMDVWEHAYYLNYQNRRPDYIEAFFSVINWTEVARRFALDK; from the coding sequence ATGGCTTTTGAATTACCACAATTACCTTATGCATACGATGCATTAGAACCACATATTGATGCACGTACAATGGAAATCCATCATACAAAGCACCACAATGCATATACTACAAATCTAAATGCAGCAATCGCTGGAACAGATTTAGAAGGAAAAACAATCGAAAATATCTTAATTAACTTAGATAAATCTAACGCAGCAGTTCGTAATAATGGTGGAGGTTTCTACAACCACAATTTATTCTGGACTGTAATGTCTCCAAACGGAGGAGGATTGCCAACAGGAGATTTATTGGCAGCAATCGAAGCTTCTTTCGGATCATTTGAAGAATTTAAAGCAAAATTTGCTAAAGCTGGAGCAACTCAATTTGGTTCTGGATGGGCTTGGTTAACAGTTCAAAAAGGAGGAAAATTAGAAGTTGTTGGTACTCCAAATCAAGATAATCCATTAATGCCAGAAGTTGCTGGTAACGGTGGAACTCCAATCTTAGGAATGGATGTTTGGGAGCACGCTTATTATTTAAACTACCAAAACAGAAGACCAGATTATATTGAAGCTTTCTTTAGTGTAATTAACTGGACAGAAGTTGCAAGAAGATTTGCTTTAGACAAATAA